ACTATTGCCTGTTAGAAAATTAAAAGAAATTTTTCAGGTAAATATAAATACAGTTTTAAAAGCACTTGAAAAACTTAAACTTGAAGGGTACATAACTTCTGAACAAGGAATTGGCTATTTTGTAAGTAAAGAGCTTCAAATTGCTCCAACTATAATGGCAGAGGTAAAAGAGGCTATAAAAAAACTTAAAAGCACAAAAATAGACCTTAATACTTTGTTTATAATCCTCGAGGAGGTGTGGAAAGATGAAAAAGATTGAAAATCTCTTTGAAATTACTCTAAAAGAAAAAAGTGGCGGATGGTTTTTCTGGTTTTTTCTTCTATTTATACCACATTTAAATCTTTTTTCAATATTTTTCATATCCAATTTGCTACTTGCATCAAAAATAAAGAATAAGAAAGACAAATCTTTTTATTACCTTCCATTTACAAAAAAAGACGTTTTCTTTATTTTATACTTTTTCTTAATTCTTTTAATTTTTTCAACTTCATTTTTTAATTCACTATTGATTTCCAGATACTCATTAAAATATATATTAAGTCCACTAATATTTTCCACAGCAATTTATTCTATAGGTATAATAGCATCGTCTCTAAATGGAGATAATTTTGCAATTACTATACTTTTCATTATCTTTGATGCAATACTTTCAAATCTAGGTTCATCACATCTAGGTGCTAATTTCAATCCTTACATTTTAATTAGTCCAATAAGGCAAGAAAGTTTAATAGGCTCAATATTATTTTCTTTGGCATTATTATTTATTGCATTTAAATTATATGTAGGTGGTGAAAGCTATGTTAAAAATTGAAAATTTAAAAAAGTCTTTCAAAAATAAATTCGTTCTAAATAACGTTTCTTTAGAAGTAGAAGAAGGTGAAATTCTTGCACTAATAGGTCCAAATGGTGTTGGAAAAACAACAACACTAAATTGTATTTCGTTTGTTATAAAAAAAGATGGTGGAAAAATAATATTAGACGATCAAGAATTTACTGAAGAAGAAAAATATAAAATATCATACGTTCCAGAAGATAGAGTCTTTTTTCAAAATTTAACAGGAAAAGATTATCAAAAAATTTGGTCATCTATTTATCCTGAATGGAACGAAAATGTATTTCAAAAATTTATTACAAAATACAATCTTGATTTAAATCAAAAGGTTGAAAAATA
This genomic stretch from Thermosipho africanus Ob7 harbors:
- a CDS encoding GntR family transcriptional regulator; translated protein: MLRPVDKHSGIPSYIQIVNMIKAEILLGKINPGEQLLPVRKLKEIFQVNINTVLKALEKLKLEGYITSEQGIGYFVSKELQIAPTIMAEVKEAIKKLKSTKIDLNTLFIILEEVWKDEKD